The genomic region ACACATTCAAGCGATAAATTCTTTACTCTGGCATCAAAGCCCTTAAGAGTAATCTCATCTACAGATCAGGCAAAACAGAAGAGACTAAAACTAGCAGAAGTTTCCAATCCATGTATATGTGATGATACACTgtctaatataatttcattataacaacaaaaaaaaacattacataccATTATCCAGTTTGTCTGTTTCGACTGAGTCCATTGTGGCTGATGTCTTTTTGTAGGATGATGCCTTTTTTTGTCTGAGTCAGTTTTACGTCTGAGTTTGTTTCGTCTGAGTCCGTTTTGtctgagtctgtttcgtctgatgactttttgtctgagtccgtttCGTGTGAGTCCGTTTCATCTGATGCctttttgtctgagtccgtttCGTCTGAGTTTGTTTCGTctaatgactttttgtctgagtctGTTTCGTCTAATGCCTTTTTGTCTGAGTCAGTTTCGTCTGAGTCTGTTTCGTctaatgactttttgtctgagtctGTGTCGTCTGATGACTTTTTTGTCTGAGTTTGTTTCATCTGAGTCCGTTTTGtctgagtctgtttcgtctgatgactttttgtctgagtccgtttcatctgagtctgtttcgtctgaTGACTTTTTTGTCTGAGTCTGTTTCGTCTAATGCCTTTTTGTCTGAGTCTGTTTCGTCTAATGCCTTTTTGTCTGAGTCAGTTTCGTCTGAGTCTGTTTCGTctaatgactttttgtctgagtctGTGTCGTCTGATGACTTTTTTGTCTGAGTTTGTTTCATCTGAGTCCGTTTTGTCTGATTCTGTTTCAtctgatgactttttgtctgagtccgtttCATCTGAGTCTGTTTTGtctgagtctgtttcgtctgatgactttttgtctgagtccgtttcatctgagtctgtttcgtctgaTGACTTTTTTGTCTGAGTCTGTTTCGTCTAATGCCTTTTTGTCTGAGTCTGTTTCGTCTAATGCCTTTTTGTCTGAGTCAGTTTCGTCTGAGTCTGTTTCGTctaatgactttttgtctgagtctGTGTCGTCTGATGACTTTTTTGTCTGAGTTTGTTTCATCTGAGTCCGTTTTGtctgagtctgtttcgtctgaTGACTTTTTTGTCTGAGTCTGTTTCGTCTAATGCCTTTTTGTCTGAGTCTGTTTCGTCTAATGCCTTTTTGTCTGAGTCAGTTTCGTCTGAGTCTGTTTCGTctaatgactttttgtctgaatCTGTTTCGTCTGATGACTTTTTTGTCTGAGTTTGTTTTGTCTGAGTCCGTTTTAtctgagtctgtttcgtctgatgactttttgtctgagtccaTTTCATCTGAATCTGTTTCGTCTGATGACTTTTTTGtctgagtctgtttcgtctgaGTCCGTTTCATCTGATGCCTTTTTGTCTGAGTCTGTTTCGTCTAATGCCTTTTTGtctgagtctgtttcgtctgaGTCTGTTTCGTCTAATGACTTTTTGTCTTAGTCTGTTTCGTCTGATTACTTTTTTGtctgagtctgtttcgtctgaGTCCATTTTATCTAATGCCTTTTTCTCTGAGTCCGTTTTACctgagtctgtttcgtctgaTGCCTTTTTGTCTGAGTCACTTTCATCTGATGCCTTTTGTCTAAGTCTGTTTTGTCTGATGTCTTTTCGTCTGATGATGCCTTTTTGTCTGAGTACACTTTATTGTGGACACCAAAAGGACTGGTGTCATTTTCAGCTGGTTGTCTTTCTGGCTTTGAAAACACCTTTTACATTAAGTTTTGATTCGCTTAGCCGCATTCACACTGCCATTTTTAACACCAAACCTAAAGATCCTTAATAAAAGGCTTTTATAACATATAATGTGACAAAGTTTACCAAAACATCCATTACAGTGCTGTGTGCTGGGCTAAATGTGCTTGTTGTTTGTGCATACTTACGATGGTATTTTGTAGTAGCTGAAAACTCACAAAGAACTTAGAAACTGATTAGGAGGCAGTAAAAACAATGGCAGGAATTTCCCCGCTGCACACAAATGAAGATCTGCTAAATGTACTAAACTATAATGGACCACATTGTGACAGGTATGCTTGAAAACTCTTCCCTTTTTAGAGACATTTTCAGGGTTGCCtcacacattttttgtttgtttgttcattttgaatCTTTAGGTTTGGTCTTAAAAATGCCAGAGGAAACACTACGCGAACCAGGACTAAAATGCTTCATTTCCTTTTTTGGTTCTGAAATGACACACAAATCAAACCTGCCAAGTCTTCTAGGTTTTGATGTCAATAGTCCAGCACTGTACTacaatttatttgttaaatatgtcTCTACATGTTCTAGCACACTGTAGTAATAAAAACCGAATAATACTGGAGATTTTCTAGAAACAATTTAGAGATTTAATTAGGGTGAATAAATGtaccaaacatttaattatactatTTGCTTAAGTAAAAACATTCaatatattgtatgttttaattaaaaattatttactgtaacatataaatttacttgaaatctatattattacaaaattcatacagatttattttatacGAATCCATTTCcttttacacaaatatatataaatttaattattcagCAATATTTGTATGCCGTGTTTTATATCACACAACCTGTCCATGTTGCCCAAAGCCAAGTTTTTTTTCCAGTGACAGATGGAATaaataggtatatatatatataatgcacattaAGCATTGTTTTGCTAACGTGACCCAATAAGAACAGACATGCTGCATATTTTTTCCCAGACGAAATACTCAagcatttgaagaaaaaaaaacaaaaaaaaacagcaactatTTCTATTTCAATCACTTTTAATATACTGTGGATATTAAGTTTGAAACCTAACTCTAGGTGTCATTAAGTataacaatatacagtatgtattttctgGAAAAGGAGCAATGTACCATTTATCTCATAAGGGAATACAGacatatttaaatcatattaacaCTGAGCCGAGGGAAATTACTCTCATTGTGTTTCTCTATATAGGCAAATCAAAACCACAGGTTCTCCATGATGTGGACAAAGACTTTTAATATCTTGTTCTCTCTGGACAAAAATTGGATTGCAGCTTAGTGATTGACAGCGggagtttatatatttaatttgttcaaaaatatataatgtacacCATAATGACACATCCAACACCTGACAGTTAAGCTGTGACTCAAAGTTACTTTATATGCAACCTCAGCATTGAAAATCTTGAGGAATGTGTTCCTTTAAAAGAAAAGGTTTGAAGAAGGTGGAGAGAGGAGAGATAGAAAACAAGGGATGaaggtgtcagagagagagagagggggctgTATTGCTCAGCGGCTGTAGATTGATAAGGGGTAAAGCTGCCTGGAGCACATGAGAGAAGTGCTGCCTCTGCTGATACGCACAGGAGAAACAGACACAGGGACGCTGGGTGAGTCAAACAGACATTTCTTCATTGTTTTAGCACTTCATTTCATATGACAGAGCATTTTGGTGAGGTTTTTGAATAAAGCAGAATAAAAATTTTTTACGTATGATACATTATCGGTTTCATAATCACCAGTATTTTTCTACAGCTGTCACTATGGCTTAATGCCATCAACACCAATTACACTGATTAAATGAGAGCCAAATCCATTCAATTGGACTTAAAGTTGATTTATTTGAACACAGCGATCATCCAGATATCTTGTTATTGTATAAATCAAAGTATAAAGGATTTTATTCATTCTAAtttattactaacaatataagaaaaaaaatcatgtaaaaaatgttatatGGCTCTTCCAGTGTTTAGTGGCCAAAAGATATTGGGATAAAATTGAGAAAGCAATGTCAAAACATACTGAGGTCACCTCAAAATGagtttaaaactgtaaaatgcaGTGGCAATGTACCGTCTCCAAAACGAAACTAAACCATAGCCATTTCAAATGAGCTAAATGTTCTTGAAATTCCTCTTAGTCGGATGGGCTCTCAGTGACCTGTTATACTGGCTTCCTGCTGAGGCTCTTTAAAGCCCTCACACTTCTCAAAAAGAAAATTGTTGCTCTTTGTTGGTCATCTGATATCAATCATCCCTCACTGAAGTCACTGTGATCGGCTCAATGTTGCCCGAGATAAGGAGAATGAAGATTTAAAAGGagcaaaagatttaaaaatgaaatgtatgatTGCACAGAGGGAGAACAAGGTGTAGGGGACAgtaagaaaaatcacaatttgccAAGTTAGAACGGGTGCACTGATTACTCCATTATAGCCGCACAGCAGTTTCAATTCAGTGCATTGTGGAACAGCATGTcattattgtgttaaaaaaaGAGACTGCCCTCTCAACTCTCCCAAGTCCATTTTTTAGAGTACACCTCCATGCGATATTATcccatctgtctgtctgaaagAACAAAACATCATTTCTGGGTTTCTGATGACTGTCAGTAACTGTTGGGTAAATGTGCACCGCATTTTCAGAGTAAGGGGAATGCTGTGACAGTCATTTTGTCACAGTAAAGTTGTAGGTACATTGGCAAAATGCTACCAAATTACTGTGGAAAAATGCTCTACAAGGAGGGAGAATCTCCGCTCCCCCTAGATTATACATCCAGGGTGTAATTagaaatagtaatataaatagtATCAAGGtttataatgtttaatgcatttgacGCTGTGAAATTATgtcaaaacagaaagaaaaaatgtgcTCAACAAGACTTTAGGGCTTTTTGTGCCTGTAACATTGTGTAtgcaatgaaaaatgttttttgcacTTTACACTAAGGTTTAATTTCCACAACTTTAACATGAACTAccaatataaaatacttttaaagcacATCTTAGATCTTATTAATCCAAAGTTGCATCTGTTCATATTATTTgttggacctgagctaacattaACCAATCCAAactcatgttaactaatggaccTTAGTAAAGTGTATcccttaaatattttcaaaatgttagcatttaaaaaatgtaatgtctggTTTTGTCATctaatgctttgttttttttaaacctctgCTATTAAGCTGGTTATAAATCAAAAGGTTATCATGCTGATTTGgtcattttaaactatattatatCACAATTTTACAAGTCAGAACAGCTAGAAATTGGCCCTTGAGATAAAAACAATTTCATTCAGTGAGGCAGCATATATTAAAGGTGCCAGTGTTCTCCTCAAGTATGACTGCAGTAATGAATATTAATGTAGACTTCAGCAGTGAATACAGAGTCTGAATTGCTTTTTTTGAATGATTCTGCTTACAGAAATAGTAGATGAAACCCTTCTTGCTGACACACAGTTGAAAGCATCCCTGAAGAAGCATCCCTGAAGAGAAACGTTCATCGCCGCTTGCTGTGACCAAACTCACCTGTAAGGATTTCCTCACTGTCACAGCATGGAGAATCGTTTCACCTCTTCCTTCCctgtttcatgccagaactctagAGACTACAATCTCACAACCATCTGTCCTGACAACCAAACTGTAAACTCAACATCTCCAGCTCTGCTTAACCCTCCAGCATTTGGGATGTCCTACTTCACCATGACCCTTGGGGCGCTGTCTAACCTAATTGCATTAGCGATCCTTGCCCATTCCTACGCCCGCTTACGCCGGCGAGCCAAAGTACCGTTTCTACTGCTGGCTTCAGTCCTGCTGGTAAACGACCTGGCTGGTCATGTGATCACAGGGGCTTTGGCGCTTCACCTCCATCTCGGGAGGGTGAAACATCACAGGGTGGCAGTAATAGTGGAGCCGCCACAGGTCTACTGCAAATTATTTGGCGGTTGCATGGTGTTTTTTGGCCTTTGCCCTCTGCTGCTTGGTAGTGCGATGGCTGTGGAGCGCTGCATAGGTATAACACAACCTCTCCTGCACCCAACGATTGTCACCATGACACGCGTCCGCCTCACCGTGCTGCTGATCACCTTCACCGCCCTCGTTTTGGCAGGACTCCCTCTGCTAAACGTGGGCGATTACAAACCACAGTTCCCTGGCACTTGGTGTTTCTTACCTGTTAACAGTCTGCTCTCCATCACTGATGCAAACCTCGCTTTGGCTTTTTCCACACTGGGGCTTGTAACATTGACTGTCTCTGTTGTGTCCAATACTATAAGTGGGCTGAAGTTGTTCCAGGCAAGGTTTAAGGACCGATGTGTTAAGTCAAGCATCACCCGGAGACATGGATCATACTCATCTTCGCCTCTGCACTCCCTGGATGTGGAGATGATGACGCAGTTGGCCGCGATAACAGTGGTCTCCTGTGTTTGTTGGAGTCCATTTCTTGTAAGTGCACAGTCAAAAGTAAATGAGAATCTATGAAATTTAGGTTAAAAAtggcacggtatactgtccatgtccagaaaggtaataaaaacatcatcagagtagtccatgcatgtgacatcagaaggtcagtcagaatttgttgaagcattgaaaaaaacattttggtccaaaaattacactttattcagcattgtcttctcttccgggtctgttgtgagcgcgttcacaacactgcaatGAAGTGAtgtccggtttgcgaacgaatcattcgatttaaccagGTTTTCATGAACCGGTTGAattgtttgaaacggttcgcgtctccaataagcattaatcgaCACATTACttaaacttttttaacgtggctgacactccctctgagttaaaataaacgaatatgatacaaccggttcttgactcgagaacgagtcaatcgttcgtttgttatctggctcagctcagtgttcatcttcagttctctcttcacatcagttcagtctgtgtactgtttgagtaaatgaattactccgggatatttgtttgtttaaactcagtgttagccacattaaaaaagttatcagcttaagtcatttgttgattaatgcttattggagacgcgaaccgtttcaaacgattcagttcgatttggtgaactggttcaatcAGTTCACTAAGAAGCACCGGTTAAATTGTATGATTCAGTCATGAACCGGACATCActtcactgcagtgttgtgaacgcgctcacaacagacagagaagagaagagaagacaatgctgaataaagtcagagtttttgttatttttggaccaaaatttattttcgatgtttcaacaaattctaactgaccctctgacgtcacatggactactttgatgatgtttttcttacctttctggacatggacagtataccatacacacagcttcaatggagggaccttagagctctcggactaaatctaaaatatcttaaactgtgttccgaagataaatggaggtcttacgggtttgaaacgacattagggtgagttattaatgacataaatttaattttggggtgaactaaccctttaacttatatttacaattttgaaaaaaaaaaaaaaattcattaattgACATTACAGTATGTTGACTGATAAAACACAGCCCTGTTGGGGAAAAAAACAGCagaagcatggcagctggtttaagctggtcctagTTGGTCTTGAGCTGGTCCTGGGCAGGAACTAGTTGcttaggaccagcttaaaccaggtCATGTCCAATtaaagaccagctcaaaccagctacCCTGCTAAAAACCATGGTCAGAATTagtggcacccttggtaaatatgatcaaagaagaatttttttaacaaatatcataaatataaatCCTTTTACTGAACTAAAAGACTTGAAAATAGGGGAAAATCTCATTATgacaaatgtttttctcaaatacaagttggacacaattattggaacccctagaaattcttatgagtaaaatatctgtgaagtatattcccattcatatttacaATTCTGAGCAAtccagggtgattatgaacatgaaattatccagacatggcttcctgtttcacaggaaTATACATAGGAGGGAAACCAAAGTCGAAATTCTCTTGATCATCCATCATAATGagaaaaaacaattaatatatttctgatgtgcagcaaaagataactgaacaatcaacataaaatgttacaaatctgcctggaagaggacgtgtgtctatatctgtcagggttttggtaagggaggaactcaggtgcagacaggaatcgggtacacacaggatttatttgacaaaaagggaaaacaaaaacccacgagggggaaaacaatacctagggtaaggactaaataaccaaacaagacagggctgaccagataaagacactaaacactaactataaacaaacactcacggtatacaggctacaatcacagtcacaagcgtggaacacatctgagaaacacataagAATCACATAAGtagtacaatgaaccgacgcaagacagagcacactaggagatctaaataggggaactaatcaggcttccagacgctcctcaagggaacatcaaacacgagacatgactgacatgacggactgggacaccgacacaaaccaacaagacatgacaaataataacaaaggcagacatgaatacacgacggcagggttagggtgacaaatcaaaaaaaacaaacagggaaggggaggaggcgggaccacaaagttcatgggggacagaccagggtgagtgggtggggcaggagttttaggaggacaggacgaaggctgacgacggggggtacgggcaggtctgggtggtgaggggcggggaggggtctcgggacaactgacaggggacatgacaggagcagacaagggacgcggggcaacaacatctactggacacggggcaacatctactggacacggggcgacaacatctactggacacggggggacaacatctactggacacggggggacaacatctactggacacggggggacaacatctactggacacgggggacaacatctactggacacggggggacaacatctactggacacggggggacaacatctactggacacatgactacatcagcaggacacggggctacactcacgggacacggggagacgacatctacgggacatgGGACCACATTAACGGGACCACATTAACgggacacatgacta from Carassius auratus strain Wakin unplaced genomic scaffold, ASM336829v1 scaf_tig00016457, whole genome shotgun sequence harbors:
- the LOC113075219 gene encoding prostaglandin E2 receptor EP1 subtype-like — its product is MENRFTSSFPVSCQNSRDYNLTTICPDNQTVNSTSPALLNPPAFGMSYFTMTLGALSNLIALAILAHSYARLRRRAKVPFLLLASVLLVNDLAGHVITGALALHLHLGRVKHHRVAVIVEPPQVYCKLFGGCMVFFGLCPLLLGSAMAVERCIGITQPLLHPTIVTMTRVRLTVLLITFTALVLAGLPLLNVGDYKPQFPGTWCFLPVNSLLSITDANLALAFSTLGLVTLTVSVVSNTISGLKLFQARFKDRCVKSSITRRHGSYSSSPLHSLDVEMMTQLAAITVVSCVCWSPFLIYILISVSRFYEGIRRPRRPCEKMLLLALRLASWNQILDPWVYILLRRAVLRRLLQLLQPDRLVFTHSGSYADSHRKKISLH